The following are encoded in a window of Pantanalinema sp. genomic DNA:
- a CDS encoding C39 family peptidase, giving the protein MVPRRLLLASLGAILVGCSAPQTLAMAERAPEPGSFFITQYTHPVYHPEPTPLENANCGPTSLAMAITAYGKVPYSYQGSRDKLIDAVRLAMTGQNDIGTWTYPAQFPDAAKRFGLATQMVHGGADGVLRQLAVPGRMVIVNVNPTPAYAEQLAHPFNGGHFALVTGFDGERIHLNDPLAATPVTITRKQLELALTTPLGDGIAPFNGGIAVWASR; this is encoded by the coding sequence ATGGTTCCTCGCAGGCTACTCCTTGCCTCCCTCGGGGCGATCCTGGTCGGGTGCAGCGCGCCGCAGACGCTCGCGATGGCCGAGAGGGCTCCCGAGCCCGGCTCCTTCTTCATCACCCAGTACACCCACCCGGTCTATCACCCCGAGCCGACCCCTCTCGAGAACGCCAACTGCGGGCCCACCAGCCTCGCCATGGCCATCACCGCCTACGGCAAGGTGCCCTATTCCTATCAGGGCAGCCGCGACAAGCTGATCGATGCCGTTCGCCTCGCCATGACCGGCCAGAACGATATAGGGACCTGGACTTACCCCGCTCAGTTCCCGGATGCGGCCAAACGGTTCGGCCTCGCCACCCAGATGGTCCACGGGGGCGCCGACGGCGTCCTGCGGCAGCTGGCCGTCCCCGGGCGCATGGTGATCGTCAACGTCAACCCGACCCCCGCCTACGCCGAGCAGCTCGCCCACCCCTTCAATGGCGGGCACTTCGCCCTGGTGACCGGCTTCGACGGCGAGCGCATCCACCTCAACGACCCCCTGGCGGCGACCCCGGTCACCATTACCCGCAAGCAGCTCGAGCTGGCCCTCACCACGCCGCTCGGCGACGGCATCGCCCCATTCAACGGGGGCATCGCGGTCTGGGCCAGCCGGTAA